The genome window ATCACCGcataggtcagtgtttcttcattggcacCATCCGTGGGACCTATTCAGTGACAGAACCTCATGGCAAGTGATCAGAACGTAGCAGATCAAACGATGACAAACAATAACCTGACGTTGGGGACGAGCCTCGGCGCCACCACACAGTCCTCCCTAGCCGTTACAAGGTCGCTGGACCTAGAGTTCGAGGCAGAAGGACCACCGCCAGGTTTTGACAACATCACCACCGTCTCTTCCCAGACTGTGGTGACGAGTCCGTTTCTTTACATGCCCTCACAACTGCAATCAAGGGAGTTAGGGGGAATTAACGGTAATATGTTCACCCCAGCGACAACTACTAATGCACAGGCTTCACGCCTCTCCTCTGTCCCTGTTATCACATCGGCAAGCCCCAGCACCGTCACACCACAAACTAGCAGGCCTCAATACTATCAACCTCTGACTACCAACTCGATGCCACCGCTATACTCAGCGGAGCTTACCGCGGCATTATCGACGCCGCCTCATCAGCCGGTCGTCATGCCGGCTGGAGTTATGAACGCCCCCATCACACCTGGAAACCAAATATACTTCCCTGGGTATTGTTATGCACCCCCTTACGGATATTTACCCTCGTACGGGGGTTCGGCGTATCCGCTCCAGGGAACGACGCAAGGTAGCACTCAATCGCCGTACGCGGCTTACATGCCGCCTTGGTGGAGTGTCCCAACGCCACAACCGGTTTATACCCAGACCCCGCCTACGACTGAGCCTGTGTACGACAGGGGAAACACGGTCAGGCCCCGGGTGTCTCCAATAGGAAACTCCAACCCTATAGTGGGAACTGCCCCGGGTATGGACGCCCCACCAGCACAGCCTGTAAATGTGGAAGAAGACGAACTTACCAGACCGTACAAGCCGATCGACGCGATGTTCCGGTCTAAATTCACTCGAAGAATCGCCGAGGCCCCTATCAAGGAAAAACCCAAGATGCCCCAAACGGTTGGCAAGTATGATGGCCTCGCCGACCCGGATGATCATCTCAACTTATTCAAGAGCGCCGGTGAAGTAGCCTGTTGGTCCATGCCCTTATGGTGCAAAATGTTCGCACAAACGCTAGTGGGCGCGGCCCGAGTTTGGTGGGATAGCCTGCCTACAGGTGAAATAGACAGCTTTGAAGATTTAGAATCGAAATTTATCTTACAGTTCAGCCAGCAGCGCAGACACACGAAAGATAGAAACGAGCTCCTCCACATCCGTCGGCGAGATAATGAGACGGTAGAAAACTTTATCATCAGGTTTAACAAGGAAAGCCTGGCGATCCCGGGCGTGACAAATGACCTGGCATGTGGAGCTTTCCTTCAGGGGGTCAATGATGATGAGTTACTGAGAACGCTACATGGAAGGGATGGCGTACCCCCAACAATCGATGAAATACTTCGAATAGCCAAAGTATACGTCATACAAGAGAAGGCAGTGGCAGCTAGCCATGCAGCCAATAGGAAAAAAGAAGCCCTAAAGAACCAGGAGGAAAAAGATCACCGGGGATCTAAAGGCAAAAGTAGGGGAGACCGATACCAGAGAAACGACAAAGACGCGCGGTACGATAGACACCGAAACTCCTATTCAAGGAATGAGCCGTCGAAACCTAGATCCGAATACCCCAACTTAAGCAAGACACCGGTTGAAATTTTAGCCTCAGAAAACCTCAGGTTTAACCCACCAAAACCACTGAAAGATAACCCTAACAAAGATACGAGTaaatactgtgagtaccacaaagGGAGCGGGCATGACACCAACGATTGTTTTCAGCTTAAGAAACAGATCGAATATTTTGTAAAGGCGGGCAAATTGGCACACCTAGTAAGAGATATCAAGCAAGGCCCACCTGTCGTCAAGGAAGAAAGTGACAAGGCGGCAGGCAAGAGGCCGCGTGAATTGACCATGGTATACGCGGATATGGGAAGGGGGCAAAACGGAGTTTCTCCACGCTCGAACCTTGgatgttggcaacaatgaccATAGAACCTCGTATGGAGGACTTGCACCTCACTACAGATGCCCTGATCATATCCGCGGCAGTAGGAGACTACCGCATGAGGCGAATCCTGGTCGACACCGGGAGCTCGGAAGACATTATCTATGAGCATTGCTTCAACAGAATGCAACCAGAAGATAGAAAGTTGCTTGAATCAGTACACGCCCCCATCAAAGGGTTCACAGGGGAAAAGGTTGACCCTATCGGTCAGATCACTTTCCCGGTAACTTTTGGGCAGTCACCTAAAGAAAGAACCATACTCCTGACTTTCCTTGTGGTCCGCGCTGAGTCATACCACAACGTGATAATCGGAAGATTCACCCTGGGAAAATTAGATGCCATAGTCTCCACGGCAAGAGGCTTCATGAAGTTTCCTACACCGCGAGGTATTGCTACTGTGTTTCGCGACAAGATTGGAGAAGTACTGAGTACCAAAAGATGCCGCCAAGGACCCACCGGAGCCACGGGCCCAGAAAGATGGGTACTAAGCACACGCCATCCGGACCAGATGGTCACAATCGGGGACACTTTGTCTCCAGAAGTTAGAAACGACCTGAAGCAACTGTTAAAAAGAAATGTTGACATCTTCGCTTTTGAGCATTCTGACATGACAGGAGTCCCCCGTGATAAAGCAGAACACAAACTTGCAACGCTCCCAGGCGTTAAGCCGGTCGCACAGGGTAAACGTAGCATGGCCCCGGATCGACGGGCAGCAATTGTCAAAGAAGTACGAAAATTAGTGGAAGCTGGAATCCTCAGGGAAACGCAATACCACACATGGGTATCCAACCCGGTTATGGTAAAAAAGCCAGATGGCACATGGCGAATGTGTATTGATTTCAAAGATCCAAATAAGGCGTGCCCTAAAGACGCATACCCGCTGCCCGAGATTGATTTAAAGGTCGATTCCTTGGTACCCTACCGATTCAAATGTTTCCTGGACGCTTATAAAGGGTACCACCAGATCAAGATGTctaaagaagatgaagaaaagacaACGTTTCACACCGATGTGGGCATTTTTTGTTACACaaaaatgccttttggtctaCGGAACGCCGGAGCTACCTATCAGAGACTAATGGACAAGGTGTTCGAGACACAAATCGGACGAAATTTGGAGGTCTATGTCGATGACCTTGTAATCAAAAGCAGGGAAGAAAAGCAAATGTTAACAGACATCGAAGAAACTTTTCAGCGGCTTAGAGAGTATAACATTAAATTAAACCCAAAGAAATGCTCTTTCGGggtggaagaagggaagttcctAGGGGTAGTAGTCACCCGAGATGGCTTCAAAGCCAACCCAGAAAAGGTGGCCGCCATAACGCGGATGCCTTCCCCACGAACATTGAAGGAAGCTCAAGCCCTGAATGGGCGGTTAGTGGCAATCAACAGGTTCTTGGCAAGACATGCCGAGAAATCATGCCTTTCATAAAAATGTTAAAAGATTGCCTCAACAAGAAAAACTTCAAATGGACCAACGAAGCGGAACAAGCTTTGCAAGACATGAAACGCTTCATAGAAGGATTACCCATGCTGACAGCACCAAGGCCTAATGAAGTATTAAAGATGTATTTAGCGGCAGCTCATACCGCGGTAAGCGCCGTGCTCATGGTTGAACGAGATGGAAGGCAAACACCGATATATTACATAAGCCGGGTATTAGCGGGGCCCGAAACGCGGTATCCCACGTTAGAAAAGCTGGTCTTAGCGTTGGTACACGCCACGCGGCGACTGAGAAGATATTTTCAGGCGCACCGCGTGCAGGTTCTAACCAATTACCCACTGCAACAAGTCCTGCACAAGCCGGAGATTTCTGGCAGACTGGCCAAGTGGGCAATTGAACTCGGCGCTTTGGACATCGAATATCAGAAACGAACAGCTGTTAAGGGGCAAGTAATTGCCGATTTTCTAGCCGAAATACCTGAAGGAGAAGCTATCGCGGACCCAGTCGTCCAGGACATCCCGGAATCCAGCACCGCCCGGCAAACCTGGAAACTATACACAGATGGGTCATCTAGTGGAAAGGGATCTGGAGCCGGTTTAATGCTGATAAGCCCAGATGAGATCAGGCTGATGTACGCCCTACGCTTCGATTTCGAGTGTTCTAACAACGAAGCGGAGTATGAGGCACTGTTAGCAGGTCTAAGAATGGCAAAATCTATGGGGGCGGCAAGGGTAGACGCGTATGTTGATTCGCTACTGGTCAACAATCAGGTAAACGAAACGTAcgaagccaaagatgaatcaatgGCAAAATACTTGGCGAAAACAAAGGAGCTCATGGATTCTTTTGACAACGTCACGCTCAATCACGTGCACAGAGGCAAGAATCAGATAGCAGATGCTCTCAGCAAACTCGCCACCTCAGGTATGGAAAAGGAAGTCAAAGTCGAAACGCTGCAGACACCGTCAATCGAACCACGGAATGTTTCCGCTGTTACAGCGGAAGATCCTTGCTGGTACACTCCGGTTATACGTTTCCTGGAAACGGGGGAGCTACCTCCCGCCAAGGGCGAAGCACAGAAGATACAAACGAAAGCGCTGCAATATGAGATCAATAATGGTGTCTTATACAGAAAGTCTTACATGGGCCCACTGCTGCGATGTGTCTCCCCAACAGAGGCAAAATATCTCATCAGCGAAATCCATGCGGGCCTATGCGGCATACACGCTGGACCCCGGGCGGTGGTAGCCAAAATTCATAGCGCGGGATATTATTGGCCTGGGATGCACGAAGACGCTGTAACAGAACTTCGAGAATGCCGCAGCTGCCAGAAATTCGCTCCTCAAACAATAAGGCCCAAGAACAGCCTAGTACCGGTGACAGCAGCATGGCCTTTCCAGAAATGGGCCGTTGATATCGTGGGACCCTTCCCGCCGGCCCCTGGAAAGCTAAAGTACCTAATCGTGGCGGTtgactacttcaccaagtgggtggaagctAAGCCTTTAGCCAAAATAACGGCAGACAATGCCAAAAAATTCCTCTAGGAACACATAGTATGCCGGTTTGGATTACCACTGTACCTGGTAAGCGATAACGGAACACAGTTTACAGACAGAATTTTCCAAGAATGGTGCACTCATCTCCACATCCAACAAATCTTCACGTCAGTAGCACACCCCCAAGGGAATGGCCAGGTAGAGCGGACAAACAGAAGTTTGCTGGATGGCATCAAAAAACGATTAGGCCACGAGGGAAGCTCCTGGGTGGAAGAGTTGCCAAATGTCCTCTGGGCACACAGAACAATGCCCAAAACCAGCAACAATGAAACTCCGTTTAGCCTAACCTATGGAGCGGAAGCAATGATACCCGCTGAAGCGGGATTACCGTCACTACGCCGCCTCAACACAGGCGATGACAATGATAGATCTCTAAGAGAAGGCCTGGACTTACTGGAGGAAAGGCGCGAGGCGGCCGCCATCAGCGAAGCAAAATATAAGAAGGCATTGGAAAGATATTATAAAAGCGAGTGGCCAAACAGAATTTCAAAACAGGAGATTACGTCATGCGTGGCAATGAAGCGAGTAGAATGGAACCTTCAGGCAAGCTGGGCCCAAACTGGGAAGGCCCTTATGTCATTCAAGAAGATCTGGGCAAAGGGGCCTATCGCCTATCTCGGCTCGATGGCACACCAGTACCACGCACATGGAACATCGCTCAGTTAAGGAAATGCTACCTGTAAGACCTTGCTCCTAACAGCAAGAGTTAACTATTTTTCTCATTTTACAATTGTAACTCACCCGCAGTGGTGTCTTTTCATTTTACATTAGTTCAATAAAAGACATTTACTTTTATCATAGGATACCATCGCACAACAAGTGCATCCAACGGTAAAACTACAAATAACACCCTTAAACACGAAATATTTTCAATTACACAAGTCATAGGGTTAGAACATACAGCGCTTAAggcgggtatcttggtaatagatacacAAACCGCCACAAAACAGATAGGTATTTTTACATACACGTAACCTATCTTAAataaaccaagtacttgtccctgtaGTTAAAAGCCAAGACATGGGAACCAAAAAAGCAGAACAAGTTCAAAAACATCTACTGATGGAAGTTGGGTGCCATCACCACTGCAGGGGTATGCAGCACCACAACACCATCAACAAAAGTAGCTAGATCAACAGTCAGGTTGCCAGATGATTCACCATCCACCATCGGAGCCACCATCTCTGAATCGTCCATCTGTCGTTGCTTGGGAAAACCACCGGAGCGACGTTGGTACGTAAAACGATATCGCTGGTCATGATCCACTGGGATAAGATCTGTCAGGACGTCAGCTGACAAGGATGGCATTCCAGGATCCATCGGCTGGGGGTCCTCGATGACAACACTCTGACACGCCCGGTTTGCCCGGGCCGGAGCAGCATTAGGAAGTGGCCTTCTCCGTCGGAGCATCGACTTTGTCACCGGATGCTGCAACTGGAGTAAGCCATCGGCAGCATCCAACACTCGGAAGATTTTAGACAGCCTTTGCCTATACCGTTTTCTCTCCATCTTGTCCAACTACCAAAT of Helianthus annuus cultivar XRQ/B chromosome 1, HanXRQr2.0-SUNRISE, whole genome shotgun sequence contains these proteins:
- the LOC110883521 gene encoding protein NYNRIN-like, encoding MLKDCLNKKNFKWTNEAEQALQDMKRFIEGLPMLTAPRPNEVLKMYLAAAHTAVSAVLMVERDGRQTPIYYISRVLAGPETRYPTLEKLVLALVHATRRLRRYFQAHRVQVLTNYPLQQVLHKPEISGRLAKWAIELGALDIEYQKRTAVKGQVIADFLAEIPEGEAIADPVVQDIPESSTARQTWKLYTDGSSSGKGSGAGLMLISPDEIRLMYALRFDFECSNNEAEYEALLAGLRMAKSMGAARVDAYVDSLLVNNQVNETYEAKDESMAKYLAKTKELMDSFDNVTLNHVHRGKNQIADALSKLATSGMEKEVKVETLQTPSIEPRNVSAVTAEDPCWYTPVIRFLETGELPPAKGEAQKIQTKALQYEINNGVLYRKSYMGPLLRCVSPTEAKYLISEIHAGLCGIHAGPRAVVAKIHSAGYYWPGMHEDAVTELRECRSCQKFAPQTIRPKNSLVPVTAAWPFQKWAVDIVGPFPPAPGKLKYLIVAVDYFTKWVEAKPLAKITADNAKKFL